One Saimiri boliviensis isolate mSaiBol1 chromosome 17, mSaiBol1.pri, whole genome shotgun sequence genomic window carries:
- the FLII gene encoding protein flightless-1 homolog isoform X1, whose amino-acid sequence MEATGVLPFVRGVDLSGNDFKGGYFPENVKAMTSLRWLKLNRTGLCYLPEELAALQKLEHLSVSHNNLTTLHGELSSLPSLRAIVARANSLKNSGVPDDIFKLDDLSVLDLSYNQLTECPRELENAKNMLVLNLSHNSIDTIPNQLFINLTDLLYLDLSENRLESLPPQMRRLVHLQTLVLNGNPLLHAQLRQLPAMTALQTLHLRNTQRTQSNLPTSLEGLSNLADVDLSCNDLTRVPECLYTLPSLCRLNLSSNQITELSLCIDQWVHVETLNLSRNQLTSLPSAICKLGKLKKLYLNSNKLDFDGLPSGIGKLTNLEEFMAANNNLELIPESLCRCPKLRKLVLNKNRLVTLPEAIHFLTEIEVLDVRENPNLVMPPKPVDHATEWYNIDFSLQNQLRLAGASPATVAAAAAGSGPKDPLARKMRLRRRKDSAQDDQAKQVLKGMSDVAQEKNKKQEESTDAQAPGGKVRRWDQGLEKPRLDYSEFFTEDVGQLPGLTIWQIENFLPVLVEEAFHGKFYEADCYIVLKTFLDDSGSLNWEIYYWIGGEATLDKKACSAIHAVNLRNYLGAECRTVREEMGDESEEFLQVFDNDISYIEGGTASGFYTVEDTHYITRMYRVYGKKNIKLEPVPLKGASLDPRFVFLLDRGLDIYVWRGAQATLSSTTKARLFAEKINKNERKGKAEITLLVQGQEVPEFWEALGGEPSEIKKHVPDDFWPPQPKLYKVGLGLGYLELPQINYKLSVEHKQRPKVELMPRMRLLQSLLDTRCVYILDCWSDVFIWLGRKSPRLVRAAALKLGQELCGMLHRPRHATVSRSLEGTEAQVFKAKFKNWDDVLMVDYTRNAEAVLQSPGLSGKVKRDAEKKDQMKADLTALFLPRQPPMSLAEAEQLMEEWNEDLDGMEGFVLEGKKFARLPEEEFGHFYTQDCYVFLCRYWVPVEYEEEEKKEGKGEEKAEGKEGEEATGEAEEKQPEEDFQCIVYFWQGREASNMGWLTFTFSLQKKFESLFPGKLEVVRMTQQQENPKFLSHFKRKFIIHRGKRKAAHGAVQPSLYQIRTNGSALCTRCIQINTDSSLLNSEFCFILKVPFESEDNQGIVYAWVGRASDPDEAKLAEDILNTMFDASYSKQVINEGEEPENFFWVGIGAQKPYDDDAEYMKHTRLFRCSNEKGYFAVTEKCSDFCQDDLADDDIMLLDNGQEVYMWVGTQTSQVEIKLSLKACQVYIQHMRSKEHERPRRLRLVRKGNEQHAFTRCFHAWSAFRKALA is encoded by the exons ATGGAGGCCACCGGGGTGCTGCCTTTCGTGCGCGGTGTGGACCTCAGCGGCAACGACTTCAAG GGCGGCTACTTCCCTGAGAATGTCAAGGCCATGACCAGCCTGCGATGGCTGAAGCTGAACCGCACTGGCCTCTGCTACCTGCCCGAGGAGCTGGCTGCCCTGCAGAAGCTG GAACACTTGTCTGTGAGCCACAACAACCTGACCACGCTTCATGGGGAGCTGTCCAGCCTGCCGTCACTGCGC GCTATCGTGGCCCGAGCCAATAGTCTGAAGAATTCTGGAGTCCCCGATGACATCTTCAAGCTGGATGATCTCTCAGTCTTG GACTTGAGCTACAACCAGCTGACAGAGTGCCCGCGGGAGCTGGAGAACGCCAAGAACATGCTGGTGCTGAACCTCAGTCACAACAG CATCGACACCATCCCCAACCAGCTCTTCATCAACCTCACCGACCTGCTGTACCTGGACCTCAGCGAGAACCGCCTGGAGAGCCTGCCCCCGCAGATGCGCCGCCTGGTGCACCTGCAGACGCTTGTGCTCAATGGGAACCCCCTGCTGCATGCACAGCTCCG GCAGCTCCCAGCGATGACAGCCCTGCAGACCCTGCACCTGCGGAACACCCAGCGCACCCAAAGCAACCTCCCCACCAGCCTGGAGGGCCTGAGCAACCTCGCAG ACGTGGACCTGTCCTGCAATGACCTGACGCGGGTGCCCGAGTGCCTGTACACCCTCCCCAGCCTGTGCCGCCTCAACCTCAGCAGCAACCAGATCACGGAGCTGTCCCTGTGCATAGACCAGTGGGTGCATGTGGAGACTCTGAACCTGTCCCGAAATCAGCTTACCTCACTGCCC TCAGCCATTTGCAAGTTGGGCAAGCTGAAGAAGCTGTACCTGAACTCCAACAAGCTGGACTTTGATGGGCTGCCCTCGGGCATTGGCAAGCTCACCAACCTGGAGGAGTTCATGGCCGCCAACAACAACTTGGAACTGATCCCCGAAAGTCTCTGCAG gtgcCCAAAGCTGAGGAAACTTGTCCTTAACAAGAACCGCCTGGTGACCCTCCCAGAAGCCATCCATTTCCTGACGGAGATCGAG GTTCTGGACGTGCGGGAGAACCCCAACCTGGTCATGCCGCCCAAGCCCGTGGACCATGCCACTGAATGGTACAACATCGACTTCTCGCTGCAGAACCAGCTGCGGCTGGCAGGCGCCTCTCCTGCCACAGTGGCTGCGGCTGCAGCTG GGAGTGGGCCCAAGGACCCTCTGGCTCGCAAGATGCGGCTGCGGAGGCGCAAGGACTCAGCCCAGGATGACCAGGCCAAGCAGGTGCTGAAGGGCATGTCAGATGTTGCCCAGGAGAAGAACAAAAAGCAGGAG GAGAGCACAGATGCTCAGGCCCCCGGCGGGAAGGTACGGCGCTGGGACCAAGGCCTGGAGAAGCCACGCCTTGACTACTCCGAGTTCTTCACGGAGGATGTGGGCCAGCTGCCCGGCTTGACCATCTGGCAGATCGAGAATTTCTTGCCTGTGCTGGTGGAGGAAGCCTTCCACGGCAAGTTCTACGAGGCCGACTGCTACATCGTGCTCAAG ACCTTTCTGGATGACAGCGGCTCCCTCAACTGGGAGATCTACTACTGGATTGGTGGGGAGGCCACACTCGACAAGAAAGCGTGCTCTGCCATCCACGCCGTCAACTTGCGCAACTACCTGGGTGCCGAGTGCCGCACTGTCCGGGAAGAGATGGGCGACGAGAGCGAGGAGTTCCTGCAG GTGTTTGACAATGACATCTCCTACATTGAGGGTGGAACAGCCAGTGGCTTCTACACTGTGGAAGACACACACTACATCACCAG GATGTATCGTGTGTATGGGAAAAAGAACATCAAGTTGGAGCCTGTGCCCCTCAAGGGGGCCTCTCTGGACCCAAG GTTTGTTTTCCTGCTGGACCGAGGGCTAGACATCTACGTGTGGCGGGGGGCCCAGGCCACGCTGAGCAGCACCACCAAGGCCAG GCTCTTtgcagagaaaattaacaagaatgagCGGAAAGGGAAggccgagatcacactgctggTGCAGGGCCAGGAGGTTCCGGAGTTCTGGGAGGCACTGGGTGGGGAGCCCTCTGAGATCAAGAAGCACGTGCCTGATGACTTCTGGCCACCTCAGCCCAAGCTGTACAAG GTGGGCTTGGGCTTGGGCTACCTGGAGCTGCCACAGATCAACTATAAGCTCTCCGTGGAACATAAGCAGCGTCCCAAGGTGGAGCTGATGCCACGAATGCGGCTG CTGCAGAGTCTGCTGGACACGCGCTGCGTGTACATCCTGGACTGTTGGTCCGACGTGTTCATCTGGCTCGGCCGTAAGTCCCCGCGCCTGGTGCGCGCTGCCGCCCTCAAGCTGGGTCAGGAGCTGTGCGGGATGCTGCACCGGCCACGCCATGCCACAGTCAGCCGCAGCCTCGAGGGCACCGAGGCTCAG GTGTTCAAGGCCAAGTTCAAGAACTGGGACGACGTGTTGATGGTGGACTATACGCGCAACGCAGAGGCTGTGCTGCAGAGCCCGGGTCTCTCCGGGAAGGTGAAACGCGACGCCGAGAAGAAAGACCAGATGAAGGCTGACCTCACTGCGCTCTTCTTGCCGCGGCAGCCGCCCATGTCGCTGGCGGAG GCAGAGCAGCTGATGGAGGAGTGGAATGAAGACCTGGACGGCATGGAGGGTTTCGTGCTGGAGGGCAAGAAGTTCGCACGGCTGCCGGAGGAGGAGTTCGGCCACTTCTACACACAGGACTGCTACGTCTTCCTCTGCAG GTACTGGGTACCCGTGGAGTacgaggaggaagaaaagaaggaaggcaaGGGGGAAGAGAAGGCCGAGGGCAAAGAAGGCGAGGAGGCAACAGGCGAGGCAGAGGAGAAGCAGCCAGAGGAGGACTTCCAGTGCATCGTGTACTTCTGGCAGGGCCGCGAAGCCTCCAACATGGGTTGGCTCACCTTTACCTTCAGCCTGCAGAAGAAGTTCGAGAGCCTCTTCCCTGGCAAGCTGGAG GTGGTACGCATGACGCAGCAGCAGGAGAACCCCAAGTTCCTGTCCCATTTCAAGAGGAAGTTCATTATCCACCGGGGCAAGAGGAAGGCAGCTCACGGCGCCGTGCAGCCCAGCCTCTACCAGATCCGCACCAATGGCAGCGCCCTCTGCACCCG GTGCATCCAGATCAACACCGATTCCAGCCTCCTCAACTCCGAGTTCTGCTTCATCCTCAAG GTTCCCTTTGAGAGTGAGGACAACCAGGGCATCGTGTATGCCTGGGTCGGCCGGGCATCAGACCCTGACGAAGCCAAATTGGCAGAAGACATTCTGAACACCATGTTTGATGCCTCCTACAGCAAGCAG GTGATCAATGAAGGCGAGGAGCCCGAGAACTTCTTCTGGGTGGGCATTGGGGCCCAAAAGCCCTATGACGACGACGCCGAGTACATGAAGCACACACGGCTCTTCCG GTGCTCCAATGAGAAGGGCTACTTCGCAGTGACTGAGAAATGTTCTGACTTTTGCCAAGATGACCTGGCAGATGACGACATCATGTTACTAGACAACGGCCAAGAG GTCTACATGTGGGTGGGGACCCAGACTAGCCAGGTGGAGATCAAGCTGAGCCTGAAGGCCTGCCAG GTGTATATCCAGCATATGCGGTCCAAGGAACATGAGCGGCCTCGCCGCCTGCGCCTGGTCCGCAAGGGCAATGAGCAGCACGCCTTTACCCGGTGCTTCCATGCCTGGAGCGCCTTCCGCAAGGCCCTGGCCTAG
- the FLII gene encoding protein flightless-1 homolog isoform X2, translated as MEATGVLPFVRGVDLSGNDFKGGYFPENVKAMTSLRWLKLNRTGLCYLPEELAALQKLEHLSVSHNNLTTLHGELSSLPSLRAIVARANSLKNSGVPDDIFKLDDLSVLDLSYNQLTECPRELENAKNMLVLNLSHNSIDTIPNQLFINLTDLLYLDLSENRLESLPPQMRRLVHLQTLVLNGNPLLHAQLRQLPAMTALQTLHLRNTQRTQSNLPTSLEGLSNLADVDLSCNDLTRVPECLYTLPSLCRLNLSSNQITELSLCIDQWVHVETLNLSRNQLTSLPSAICKLGKLKKLYLNSNKLDFDGLPSGIGKLTNLEEFMAANNNLELIPESLCRCPKLRKLVLNKNRLVTLPEAIHFLTEIEVLDVRENPNLVMPPKPVDHATEWYNIDFSLQNQLRLAGASPATVAAAAAAGSGPKDPLARKMRLRRRKDSAQDDQAKQVLKGMSDVAQEKNKKQEESTDAQAPGGKVRRWDQGLEKPRLDYSEFFTEDVGQLPGLTIWQIENFLPVLVEEAFHGKFYEADCYIVLKTFLDDSGSLNWEIYYWIGGEATLDKKACSAIHAVNLRNYLGAECRTVREEMGDESEEFLQVFDNDISYIEGGTASGFYTVEDTHYITRMYRVYGKKNIKLEPVPLKGASLDPRFVFLLDRGLDIYVWRGAQATLSSTTKARLFAEKINKNERKGKAEITLLVQGQEVPEFWEALGGEPSEIKKHVPDDFWPPQPKLYKVGLGLGYLELPQINYKLSVEHKQRPKVELMPRMRLLQSLLDTRCVYILDCWSDVFIWLGRKSPRLVRAAALKLGQELCGMLHRPRHATVSRSLEGTEAQVFKAKFKNWDDVLMVDYTRNAEAVLQSPGLSGKVKRDAEKKDQMKADLTALFLPRQPPMSLAEAEQLMEEWNEDLDGMEGFVLEGKKFARLPEEEFGHFYTQDCYVFLCRYWVPVEYEEEEKKEGKGEEKAEGKEGEEATGEAEEKQPEEDFQCIVYFWQGREASNMGWLTFTFSLQKKFESLFPGKLEVVRMTQQQENPKFLSHFKRKFIIHRGKRKAAHGAVQPSLYQIRTNGSALCTRCIQINTDSSLLNSEFCFILKVPFESEDNQGIVYAWVGRASDPDEAKLAEDILNTMFDASYSKQVINEGEEPENFFWVGIGAQKPYDDDAEYMKHTRLFRCSNEKGYFAVTEKCSDFCQDDLADDDIMLLDNGQEVYMWVGTQTSQVEIKLSLKACQVYIQHMRSKEHERPRRLRLVRKGNEQHAFTRCFHAWSAFRKALA; from the exons ATGGAGGCCACCGGGGTGCTGCCTTTCGTGCGCGGTGTGGACCTCAGCGGCAACGACTTCAAG GGCGGCTACTTCCCTGAGAATGTCAAGGCCATGACCAGCCTGCGATGGCTGAAGCTGAACCGCACTGGCCTCTGCTACCTGCCCGAGGAGCTGGCTGCCCTGCAGAAGCTG GAACACTTGTCTGTGAGCCACAACAACCTGACCACGCTTCATGGGGAGCTGTCCAGCCTGCCGTCACTGCGC GCTATCGTGGCCCGAGCCAATAGTCTGAAGAATTCTGGAGTCCCCGATGACATCTTCAAGCTGGATGATCTCTCAGTCTTG GACTTGAGCTACAACCAGCTGACAGAGTGCCCGCGGGAGCTGGAGAACGCCAAGAACATGCTGGTGCTGAACCTCAGTCACAACAG CATCGACACCATCCCCAACCAGCTCTTCATCAACCTCACCGACCTGCTGTACCTGGACCTCAGCGAGAACCGCCTGGAGAGCCTGCCCCCGCAGATGCGCCGCCTGGTGCACCTGCAGACGCTTGTGCTCAATGGGAACCCCCTGCTGCATGCACAGCTCCG GCAGCTCCCAGCGATGACAGCCCTGCAGACCCTGCACCTGCGGAACACCCAGCGCACCCAAAGCAACCTCCCCACCAGCCTGGAGGGCCTGAGCAACCTCGCAG ACGTGGACCTGTCCTGCAATGACCTGACGCGGGTGCCCGAGTGCCTGTACACCCTCCCCAGCCTGTGCCGCCTCAACCTCAGCAGCAACCAGATCACGGAGCTGTCCCTGTGCATAGACCAGTGGGTGCATGTGGAGACTCTGAACCTGTCCCGAAATCAGCTTACCTCACTGCCC TCAGCCATTTGCAAGTTGGGCAAGCTGAAGAAGCTGTACCTGAACTCCAACAAGCTGGACTTTGATGGGCTGCCCTCGGGCATTGGCAAGCTCACCAACCTGGAGGAGTTCATGGCCGCCAACAACAACTTGGAACTGATCCCCGAAAGTCTCTGCAG gtgcCCAAAGCTGAGGAAACTTGTCCTTAACAAGAACCGCCTGGTGACCCTCCCAGAAGCCATCCATTTCCTGACGGAGATCGAG GTTCTGGACGTGCGGGAGAACCCCAACCTGGTCATGCCGCCCAAGCCCGTGGACCATGCCACTGAATGGTACAACATCGACTTCTCGCTGCAGAACCAGCTGCGGCTGGCAGGCGCCTCTCCTGCCACAGTGGCTGCGGCTGCAGCTG CAGGGAGTGGGCCCAAGGACCCTCTGGCTCGCAAGATGCGGCTGCGGAGGCGCAAGGACTCAGCCCAGGATGACCAGGCCAAGCAGGTGCTGAAGGGCATGTCAGATGTTGCCCAGGAGAAGAACAAAAAGCAGGAG GAGAGCACAGATGCTCAGGCCCCCGGCGGGAAGGTACGGCGCTGGGACCAAGGCCTGGAGAAGCCACGCCTTGACTACTCCGAGTTCTTCACGGAGGATGTGGGCCAGCTGCCCGGCTTGACCATCTGGCAGATCGAGAATTTCTTGCCTGTGCTGGTGGAGGAAGCCTTCCACGGCAAGTTCTACGAGGCCGACTGCTACATCGTGCTCAAG ACCTTTCTGGATGACAGCGGCTCCCTCAACTGGGAGATCTACTACTGGATTGGTGGGGAGGCCACACTCGACAAGAAAGCGTGCTCTGCCATCCACGCCGTCAACTTGCGCAACTACCTGGGTGCCGAGTGCCGCACTGTCCGGGAAGAGATGGGCGACGAGAGCGAGGAGTTCCTGCAG GTGTTTGACAATGACATCTCCTACATTGAGGGTGGAACAGCCAGTGGCTTCTACACTGTGGAAGACACACACTACATCACCAG GATGTATCGTGTGTATGGGAAAAAGAACATCAAGTTGGAGCCTGTGCCCCTCAAGGGGGCCTCTCTGGACCCAAG GTTTGTTTTCCTGCTGGACCGAGGGCTAGACATCTACGTGTGGCGGGGGGCCCAGGCCACGCTGAGCAGCACCACCAAGGCCAG GCTCTTtgcagagaaaattaacaagaatgagCGGAAAGGGAAggccgagatcacactgctggTGCAGGGCCAGGAGGTTCCGGAGTTCTGGGAGGCACTGGGTGGGGAGCCCTCTGAGATCAAGAAGCACGTGCCTGATGACTTCTGGCCACCTCAGCCCAAGCTGTACAAG GTGGGCTTGGGCTTGGGCTACCTGGAGCTGCCACAGATCAACTATAAGCTCTCCGTGGAACATAAGCAGCGTCCCAAGGTGGAGCTGATGCCACGAATGCGGCTG CTGCAGAGTCTGCTGGACACGCGCTGCGTGTACATCCTGGACTGTTGGTCCGACGTGTTCATCTGGCTCGGCCGTAAGTCCCCGCGCCTGGTGCGCGCTGCCGCCCTCAAGCTGGGTCAGGAGCTGTGCGGGATGCTGCACCGGCCACGCCATGCCACAGTCAGCCGCAGCCTCGAGGGCACCGAGGCTCAG GTGTTCAAGGCCAAGTTCAAGAACTGGGACGACGTGTTGATGGTGGACTATACGCGCAACGCAGAGGCTGTGCTGCAGAGCCCGGGTCTCTCCGGGAAGGTGAAACGCGACGCCGAGAAGAAAGACCAGATGAAGGCTGACCTCACTGCGCTCTTCTTGCCGCGGCAGCCGCCCATGTCGCTGGCGGAG GCAGAGCAGCTGATGGAGGAGTGGAATGAAGACCTGGACGGCATGGAGGGTTTCGTGCTGGAGGGCAAGAAGTTCGCACGGCTGCCGGAGGAGGAGTTCGGCCACTTCTACACACAGGACTGCTACGTCTTCCTCTGCAG GTACTGGGTACCCGTGGAGTacgaggaggaagaaaagaaggaaggcaaGGGGGAAGAGAAGGCCGAGGGCAAAGAAGGCGAGGAGGCAACAGGCGAGGCAGAGGAGAAGCAGCCAGAGGAGGACTTCCAGTGCATCGTGTACTTCTGGCAGGGCCGCGAAGCCTCCAACATGGGTTGGCTCACCTTTACCTTCAGCCTGCAGAAGAAGTTCGAGAGCCTCTTCCCTGGCAAGCTGGAG GTGGTACGCATGACGCAGCAGCAGGAGAACCCCAAGTTCCTGTCCCATTTCAAGAGGAAGTTCATTATCCACCGGGGCAAGAGGAAGGCAGCTCACGGCGCCGTGCAGCCCAGCCTCTACCAGATCCGCACCAATGGCAGCGCCCTCTGCACCCG GTGCATCCAGATCAACACCGATTCCAGCCTCCTCAACTCCGAGTTCTGCTTCATCCTCAAG GTTCCCTTTGAGAGTGAGGACAACCAGGGCATCGTGTATGCCTGGGTCGGCCGGGCATCAGACCCTGACGAAGCCAAATTGGCAGAAGACATTCTGAACACCATGTTTGATGCCTCCTACAGCAAGCAG GTGATCAATGAAGGCGAGGAGCCCGAGAACTTCTTCTGGGTGGGCATTGGGGCCCAAAAGCCCTATGACGACGACGCCGAGTACATGAAGCACACACGGCTCTTCCG GTGCTCCAATGAGAAGGGCTACTTCGCAGTGACTGAGAAATGTTCTGACTTTTGCCAAGATGACCTGGCAGATGACGACATCATGTTACTAGACAACGGCCAAGAG GTCTACATGTGGGTGGGGACCCAGACTAGCCAGGTGGAGATCAAGCTGAGCCTGAAGGCCTGCCAG GTGTATATCCAGCATATGCGGTCCAAGGAACATGAGCGGCCTCGCCGCCTGCGCCTGGTCCGCAAGGGCAATGAGCAGCACGCCTTTACCCGGTGCTTCCATGCCTGGAGCGCCTTCCGCAAGGCCCTGGCCTAG
- the MIEF2 gene encoding mitochondrial dynamics protein MID49, with product MAEFSQKRGKRRGDEGLGSVVDFLLANARLVLGVGGAAVLGIATLAVKRFIDRATSPRDEDDTKGDSWKELSLLKSTPHLQPRPPPAALSQPVLPLIPSPSAPEEPAETDLQVTPELSSPAPLCLTLQERLLAFERDRVTIPAAQVALAKQLAGDIALELQAYFRSKFPELPFGVLVPGGPLYDGLQAGAADHVRLLVPLVLEPSLWSLVPGVDTVARDPRCWAVRRTQLEFCPRGSSPWDRFLVGGYLSSRVLLELLHKALAASVNWPAIGSLLGCLILPNVASEELLLEVRHERLELTVAVLVAVPGAEADNHLLLAWPLEGLAGNLWLQDLYPVEAARLRALDDSDAGTRRRLLLLLCAVCRGCPALGQLGRAHLTQVVLRLGEDNVDWTEEALGERFLQALELLIGSLEQASLPCHFNPSVNLLSSLREEEIDDLGYALYSGLQEPEGLL from the exons ATGGCAGAGTTCTCCCAGAAACGGGGGAAGCGGCGTGGTGATGAGGGGCTGGGCAGCGTGGTGGACTTCCTCCTGGCCAATGCCCGTCTGGTGCTGGGCGTGGGCGGGGCTGCCGTGCTGGGCATCGCCACCCTGGCTGTGAAGCGG TTCATTGACAGGGCCACTAGCCCGCGGGACGAGGATGACACCAAGGGAGACAGCTGGAAGGAACTGAGCCTGCTCAAGTCAACGCCACACCTGCAGCCCCGGCCTCCACCGGCTGCCCTCAGCCAGCCGGTGTTGCCCTTGATCCCCTCTCCTTCTGCCCCAG AGGAGCCTGCAGAAACTGATCTTCAGGTGACACCAGAGCTCAGCTCCCCAGCACCGCTGTGTCTGACGCTGCAGGAGAGGCTGCTGGCCTTTGAGCGGGACCGTGTGACCATCCCAGCAGCCCAGGTGGCTTTGGCCAAACAGCTGGCTGGCGACATTGCCCTGGAACTGCAGGCCTACTTTCGGAGCAAGTTTCCAGAACTGCCCTTTGGGGTGCTTGTGCCTGGGGGGCCACTCTACGATGGACTGCAGGCAGGGGCCGCTGACCATGTGCGTCTCCTGGTGCCACTGGTGCTGGAGCCGAGCCTATGGAGCTTGGTGCCTGGCGTGGACACTGTGGCGAGGGATCCTCGCTGCTGGGCTGTGCGCAGGACTCAGCTGGAGTTCTGCCCCAGAGGGAGCAGCCCCTGGGACCGCTTCCTGGTGGGGGGCTACCTCTCCTCCCGCGTCCTGCTGGAGCTGCTGCACAAGGCGCTGGCTGCCTCCGTCAACTGGCCAGCCATCGGCAGCCTGCTTGGGTGCCTGATCCTGCCCAACGTGGCCTCAGAGGAGCTGCTGCTGGAGGTGCGGCACGAGCGCCTGGAGCTCACTGTGGCTGTGCTTGTGGCAGTCCCTGGGGCCGAGGCTGATAATCACCTCCTCCTAGCCTGGCCCCTGGAGGGGCTGGCGGGGAACCTCTGGCTCCAGGACCTGTATCCAGTGGAGGCTGCCAGGCTGCGAGCCCTGGATGACAGTGATGCTGGGACCCGCCggcggctgctgctgcttctgtgtgCTGTCTGCCGTGGCTGCCCAGCCCTAGGGCAGCTGGGCCGGGCCCACCTGACCCAGGTGGTCCTGCGTCTGGGGGAGGACAACGTGGACTGGACGGAGGAGGCCTTGGGCGAGCGCTTCCTGCAGGCCCTGGAGCTGCTCATCGGCAGCCTGGAGCAGGCCAGCCTGCCCTGCCACTTCAACCCCAGCGTGAACCTCTTGAGCAGCTTGCGGGAGGAAGAGATTGACGACCTTGGCTATGCACTGTACAGTGGCCTACAGGAGCCTGAGGGGCTGCTCTAG